From the genome of Gymnogyps californianus isolate 813 chromosome 17, ASM1813914v2, whole genome shotgun sequence, one region includes:
- the CEBPB gene encoding LOW QUALITY PROTEIN: CCAAT/enhancer-binding protein beta (The sequence of the model RefSeq protein was modified relative to this genomic sequence to represent the inferred CDS: inserted 1 base in 1 codon): MQRLVAWDAACLPIQPPAFKSMEVANFYYEADCLAALNKLHPRAAGGRSMTELTVGDHERAIDFSPYLDPLASQQPAQPPPPAAAAGGNFEPPCSSGGGQDFLSDLFAEDYKGSGGSKKPDYTYISLARHSHPCASQSHKPGGLPGCFPPQIVETKVEPVFETLDSCKGPRKEEGGAGPGPGGMSSPYGSTVRSYLGYQSVPSGSSGNLSTSSSSSPPAPPTPPSPPSPPPPAGATPRPRRXKNKPKKCVDKHSDEYKLRRERNNIAVRKSRDKAKMRNLETQHKVLELTAENERLQKKVEQLSRELSTLRNLFKQLPEPLLASSPRC; the protein is encoded by the exons ATGCAACGCCTGGTGGCCTGGGACGCAGCATGCCTCCCCATCCAGCCGCCCGCCTTTAAATCCATGGAAGTGGCTAATTTCTATTACGAGGCGGACTGTCTGGCTGCTCTCAACAAGCTGCACCCGCGGGCGGCCGGGGGCCGCTCCATGACCGAGCTCACCGTAGGGGACCACGAGAGAGCCATCGACTTCAGCCCCTACCTGGACCCCTTAGCATCCCAGCAGCCGGCgcagccgcctcctcccgcagcagcagcagggggcAACTTTgagcctccctgcagcagcggcGGTGGCCAAGATTTCCTTTCCGATCTCTTCGCCGAGGACTATAAAGGCAGCGGCGGGAGCAAGAAGCCCGACTACACCTACATCAGCCTCGCCCGGCACAGCCACCCCTGCGCCAGCCAGAGCCACAAGCCGGGAGGGCTGCCGGGCTGCTTCCCGCCCCAGATCGTGGAAACCAAAGTGGAGCCGGTCTTCGAGACCCTGGACTCTTGCAAAGGGCCCCGTAAGGAAGAAGGGGGAGCCGGGCCGGGACCGGGGGGCATGTCCTCACCCTACGGCAGCACCGTGCGCTCCTACCTGGGTTACCAGTCGGTGCCGAGCGGCAGCAGCGGGAACCTGTCCACCTcgtcctcctccagccccccgGCACCCCCAACCCCTCCGAGTCCTCCAAgtccgccgccgccggcgggggctACTCCGCGCCCCCGGC GCAAGAACAAGCCCAAGAAGTGCGTGGACAAGCACAGCGACGAGTACAAGCTCCGCCGGGAGAGGAACAACATCGCGGTGCGCAAGAGCCGCGACAAAGCGAAAATGCGCAACCTGGAGACGCAGCACAAAGTCTTGGAACTGACGGCCGAGAACGAGCGGCTGCAGAAGAAGGTGGAGCAGCTCTCCCGGGAGCTGAGCACCCTCAGGAACTTGTTCAAACAGCTGCCCGAGCCCCTGCTCGCCTCCTCGCCTCGCTGCTGA